CCGCATCGCGGACGTGCGCACCGGCGTCGACACCCCGCCCCCCGGCGCGACCGTGCTGCGCGGCCTGACCGTCCCCGGCCTGGCCAACGCCCACAGCCACGCCTTCCACCGCGCCCTGCGCTCCACCGTCCAGGTGGGCTCGGGCACGTTCTGGACGTGGCGCGAGGTCATGTACTCGGTCGCCGACCGGCTGACCCCGGACACGTATCACGCGCTCGCCAGGGCGGTGTACGCGGAGATGGCGCTCGCCGGGATCACCGCCGTCGGCGAGTTCCACTATCTGCACCACGCGCCGGGCGGCACCGCGTACGACGACCCCAACGCGATGGGCGAGGCCCTGATCGCGGCCGCCGCCGAGGCCGGCATCCGCATCACGCTCCTCGACACGGCGTACGTCTCCTCCGGCTTCGGCAAGGAGCCGGACCGCCACCAGCGGCGCTTCTCCGACGGCGCCACCGAGGCGTGGGCCGAGCGGGCCACGCTCCTCAAGGACCGCGACCACGCACGCATCGGCGCGGCGATCCACTCCGTGCGGGCCGTCCCAGCGGACCAGCTCGACACGGTCGCCGAGTGGGCGAGGACGCGCGGCGCGCCCCTGCACGTCCACCTCTCCGAGCAGACCGCGGAGAACGAGGCGTGCCTGGCCGCGCACGGCTGCACGCCGACCCGGCTCCTCGCGGACCACGGCGTGCTCGGCCCGGACACCACGGGCGTCCACAACACGCACCTCACCGACGAGGACATCGCCCTGCTCGGCGGTTCCGGCACGGGCACGTGC
The DNA window shown above is from Streptomyces sp. NBC_01445 and carries:
- a CDS encoding formimidoylglutamate deiminase, encoding MQVTYWLEHAWLDPEVEPGVVVEVSQDGRIADVRTGVDTPPPGATVLRGLTVPGLANAHSHAFHRALRSTVQVGSGTFWTWREVMYSVADRLTPDTYHALARAVYAEMALAGITAVGEFHYLHHAPGGTAYDDPNAMGEALIAAAAEAGIRITLLDTAYVSSGFGKEPDRHQRRFSDGATEAWAERATLLKDRDHARIGAAIHSVRAVPADQLDTVAEWARTRGAPLHVHLSEQTAENEACLAAHGCTPTRLLADHGVLGPDTTGVHNTHLTDEDIALLGGSGTGTCMCPTTERDLADGIGPAVALQKEGSPLSLGSDSHAVIDLFEEARAMELNERLRTRTRGHWTAAALLRAATADGHAALGWTDAGRIERGALADFTTVALDSVRTAGPLPRLGAETAVFAASAADVRHTVVGGRQVVRDGQHELVGDVAGALTAAIGALRG